One region of Aminobacterium colombiense DSM 12261 genomic DNA includes:
- a CDS encoding O-antigen polymerase: MLLSKSSKTFIFLILVIISSISQFFYYVEHINSGYFWAWMIFFTILLYTTTRRSKDIFDPTFLFSLFYITFSLSVFNLISTNFQNSQFINTTYFYSDNLEALCGTASYLGFIGYISFIYGYEIQKNENCSEFSELILETHKQISPLILIFIIYIFLAISLLNFTQNVFLFAHGNPLIYMKNIALRYHEFAKQGTTLGYNFAYAATFLAQFLYLRNSKKRYLLLFLAILIFATLLKASTGRVTNTIIFPMTFLITYYYKIRGEREVNNKKYLGLIFLFAILAITFYFLRVASSIIACGNDFNISTVKIFIKHFAVYTFAKGNTPNIAILMKIIDSWGIDIGYSLGKTMFQWILSPFPSSIRLLVTPVSTVIKQKWYLHIQGGALPPTAVGEMYANFGMIGPLVGMLFWGFVMGKIHAYIKRRRRLIGYIIYANILLGFIVIFPKVETHNLSLFPFIVYFLPYIFIRFLTLASITSKSKKSFSESKYFQNQR; encoded by the coding sequence ATGCTTCTTTCAAAGTCGTCGAAAACTTTCATTTTTCTAATTCTAGTGATTATCTCTTCTATTTCTCAGTTTTTTTACTATGTCGAGCATATTAATTCTGGTTATTTTTGGGCATGGATGATATTTTTTACTATATTATTATACACAACTACTCGACGATCAAAAGACATTTTCGATCCTACTTTTCTTTTTAGCCTATTTTATATCACATTTTCATTATCTGTTTTTAATTTAATATCAACTAATTTTCAAAATAGTCAATTTATTAATACAACTTATTTTTATAGCGATAACTTAGAAGCCTTATGTGGAACTGCTTCTTACTTAGGCTTCATTGGTTATATTTCATTCATTTATGGCTACGAAATCCAAAAAAATGAAAACTGCTCTGAATTTTCAGAACTTATTTTAGAAACTCATAAGCAAATTAGCCCCCTCATATTGATCTTTATTATTTATATTTTTCTCGCCATATCACTCCTTAATTTTACCCAAAATGTCTTTTTATTTGCCCATGGTAATCCATTAATTTATATGAAAAATATTGCACTTCGGTATCATGAATTTGCCAAACAAGGGACAACTCTTGGATATAATTTTGCTTATGCCGCAACATTCTTAGCTCAATTTTTATATTTAAGGAATAGTAAAAAAAGATATCTCCTCCTTTTTTTAGCAATTCTCATTTTCGCCACACTACTGAAAGCTTCTACAGGAAGAGTCACAAATACTATTATATTCCCAATGACATTTCTTATTACATATTATTATAAAATCAGAGGAGAAAGAGAAGTAAACAACAAAAAATATTTGGGACTTATTTTTTTATTCGCAATACTTGCCATAACCTTCTATTTTTTAAGGGTTGCAAGCTCAATAATTGCCTGTGGAAATGATTTTAATATTTCTACCGTAAAAATATTTATTAAGCACTTTGCCGTATATACATTTGCAAAAGGCAACACCCCAAACATTGCCATATTAATGAAAATAATAGATAGTTGGGGTATAGACATAGGATATAGCTTAGGAAAAACAATGTTTCAATGGATATTGAGTCCTTTCCCAAGCTCTATACGATTACTTGTAACTCCCGTTTCTACTGTTATAAAACAAAAATGGTATTTGCACATTCAAGGAGGAGCATTACCCCCTACAGCGGTAGGAGAGATGTATGCAAATTTTGGAATGATAGGGCCTCTAGTAGGAATGTTATTTTGGGGATTTGTTATGGGAAAGATACATGCTTATATAAAAAGGAGAAGAAGACTGATTGGCTATATTATTTATGCAAATATTTTATTAGGATTTATCGTAATTTTCCCAAAAGTTGAAACTCATAATTTATCGTTATTCCCATTTATAGTATATTTTCTTCCTTATATATTTATAAGATTTTTAACGTTAGCCTCAATAACTTCCAAGAGTAAAAAGAGTTTTTCCGAATCCAAATATTTCCAAAATCAAAGGTAA
- a CDS encoding lipopolysaccharide biosynthesis protein, which produces MESVSVFIKRFLAFLVGPIVAAGISFVIVPLATWMVSPEEFGKASMYTLAMSLLSLIIYLGFDHAFVREFYDTENKRHLFMNSISLPINLSLLCSFLGLIFWRDISLWLYGRSEWLASLCLVLAFPFTIVERFNLLAIRMEEKAKLYSRLMILRQAIRAPFLLCGVYYVRSFVGIVLAEAISQIVFSLFSVLVSRVYWTIHFNIDCTLLKKLLKYGLPFLPASFLMWLFNGMDKIALRYWSSFDEIGLYAAAFKVVSVLLIFNGAFCAFWAPTAFRWYEEKVPVEKFDKVGEFLCFFMTAIGFLLIAFRKYIILILSSSYQRAADVMPFLIFIPVMYTISEVTVVGINFMKRTELHIISALASFVTNFIGNYLLVPILGAQGAAISTGISYIVFFWCRTLSSMYVWKPIKIRCYFINILLLFSFIVFTVLNSFFVKEGVFIVWLFYNRKTINSIMLYVVLFFKNRKLKIS; this is translated from the coding sequence TTGGAGAGCGTAAGTGTTTTTATTAAACGTTTTTTAGCTTTTCTTGTCGGCCCTATAGTAGCAGCAGGGATATCTTTTGTTATCGTTCCTTTAGCTACATGGATGGTGTCCCCCGAAGAATTTGGCAAAGCATCAATGTATACTCTTGCTATGTCCTTGCTTAGTTTAATTATCTACTTAGGTTTTGATCATGCTTTTGTTAGGGAATTTTATGATACGGAGAATAAGAGACATCTTTTTATGAATTCTATAAGTTTGCCTATTAATTTGTCATTGCTTTGTAGCTTTTTAGGACTTATTTTTTGGAGAGATATTTCATTGTGGCTTTATGGAAGAAGCGAATGGCTAGCGTCACTTTGTTTGGTTCTTGCCTTCCCGTTTACCATTGTAGAACGTTTTAATTTGTTGGCTATTCGTATGGAGGAAAAAGCCAAACTTTATTCACGCCTTATGATTTTAAGGCAAGCGATTCGAGCTCCATTTTTACTTTGTGGAGTTTATTATGTACGGAGCTTTGTTGGGATAGTTTTGGCAGAAGCAATATCACAAATCGTTTTTTCTTTATTTTCTGTGTTAGTTTCGAGAGTGTATTGGACAATTCATTTTAATATTGATTGTACATTATTAAAAAAACTTTTAAAATATGGGCTGCCATTTCTTCCCGCATCTTTTCTCATGTGGCTTTTTAATGGGATGGACAAGATTGCACTAAGATACTGGAGTTCTTTCGATGAAATAGGGCTCTATGCGGCTGCATTTAAAGTAGTCTCTGTCCTTTTAATATTTAACGGGGCATTTTGTGCTTTCTGGGCACCAACTGCTTTTAGATGGTATGAAGAAAAAGTGCCAGTAGAAAAGTTTGATAAGGTAGGGGAATTTTTGTGTTTTTTTATGACCGCTATTGGTTTTTTGCTAATTGCTTTTCGTAAATATATTATTTTAATTTTATCTTCATCGTATCAAAGAGCAGCTGATGTTATGCCTTTTCTCATCTTTATCCCTGTTATGTATACTATATCTGAGGTTACTGTTGTGGGAATAAATTTTATGAAAAGGACAGAGCTTCATATTATAAGTGCGTTAGCTTCATTTGTAACTAATTTTATAGGGAATTATTTGCTCGTTCCTATATTAGGTGCTCAAGGGGCTGCAATTTCTACGGGCATATCTTATATTGTTTTTTTCTGGTGTCGCACCCTTTCTTCAATGTATGTATGGAAACCGATTAAGATTCGGTGCTATTTTATTAATATATTGCTACTTTTTAGTTTCATTGTTTTTACTGTATTAAACTCTTTCTTTGTCAAAGAAGGGGTTTTTATAGTTTGGTTATTTTATAATAGAAAAACTATAAATAGTATCATGTTATATGTTGTCCTTTTTTTCAAAAATAGGAAATTAAAGATCAGCTAG
- the rfbB gene encoding dTDP-glucose 4,6-dehydratase, which produces MFKKSAKAILVTGGCGFIGNNLVRYILNNYDFTIINLDKLTYAGNVDSLCDISSKERYKFVQGDIGDRNLVRKVLAKEKPWAILNLAAESHVDRSIDGPDDFVQTNIVGTFNLLEEVRYYWNFLEAKKREKFRFLHVSTDEVFGSLRLDDAAFTENHQYSPNSPYSASKAASDHLVRSYFRTYGLPTLTTHCSNNYGPYQFPEKLIPLMVLNCLSERALPVYGDGQNIRDWLYVGDHCCALMTVLLNGKAGQTYNIGGNCEKKNIEIVCLVCSILDEKKPRLQGKKYNELITFVKDRPGHDLRYAMNTEKIRSELGWRAVESFETGLEKTIEWYLNNNIWTERILSGKYQLERLGVATTQRME; this is translated from the coding sequence ATGTTTAAAAAATCAGCTAAAGCTATTCTTGTAACAGGCGGATGTGGTTTTATTGGCAATAATTTAGTTCGCTACATTTTGAATAACTATGATTTTACAATAATCAATTTAGATAAGCTAACTTATGCAGGCAATGTGGATTCGTTATGTGATATCTCTTCTAAAGAGCGTTATAAGTTTGTGCAAGGTGATATCGGGGATCGTAATTTGGTCAGAAAGGTACTTGCAAAGGAAAAACCATGGGCTATATTAAATTTAGCGGCAGAATCTCATGTTGATCGATCAATAGATGGTCCCGATGATTTTGTGCAAACCAACATAGTAGGTACTTTTAATTTATTGGAAGAAGTTCGTTATTATTGGAACTTTCTTGAAGCAAAAAAACGTGAGAAGTTTCGTTTCCTTCATGTTTCGACAGATGAAGTTTTTGGCTCTCTTAGATTAGATGACGCCGCTTTTACTGAAAATCACCAATATTCACCGAATTCGCCTTATTCTGCCTCCAAGGCGGCGTCTGATCATTTAGTAAGATCGTATTTTAGGACGTATGGATTGCCGACCCTTACAACTCATTGTTCTAATAATTATGGCCCGTATCAATTTCCAGAAAAATTAATCCCATTGATGGTATTGAATTGCTTATCTGAAAGAGCCTTACCGGTTTATGGAGATGGGCAGAATATTAGAGATTGGCTTTATGTAGGAGATCATTGTTGCGCTTTGATGACAGTTTTATTAAATGGTAAGGCAGGGCAAACTTATAACATAGGTGGGAATTGTGAGAAAAAAAATATAGAGATTGTGTGTTTAGTGTGCTCTATCCTCGACGAAAAAAAACCGCGTTTGCAGGGGAAGAAATATAATGAACTAATAACATTTGTTAAAGATAGACCTGGTCATGACTTACGTTATGCCATGAATACAGAAAAGATTAGAAGCGAATTAGGATGGAGAGCGGTAGAATCGTTTGAAACAGGACTTGAAAAAACAATAGAGTGGTATCTAAATAATAATATTTGGACAGAGCGAATTTTGTCAGGGAAATACCAATTAGAGCGACTTGGTGTTGCGACAACGCAACGAATGGAATGA
- a CDS encoding acyltransferase — translation MKNSFMTRDEIEKIGFKFVGKDVLISRKTSFYSPENISIGDHSRIDDFSIISGKVSIGSYVHISAYVGLFGSNGIVISDFCCVSIKTTILSATDDFSGESMFGSVVPMEYRNVQKGPVILRKYVLIGANCLIMPDLIIEEGVSLGAMSFVNKSLKEWAVYTGIPAKFLKNRKKNVKNMARLFLKRRNPNC, via the coding sequence ATGAAAAATTCATTTATGACCAGGGATGAAATTGAGAAAATAGGGTTTAAGTTTGTAGGGAAAGATGTACTCATAAGTAGAAAAACTTCATTTTATTCACCAGAAAATATCTCTATTGGTGACCATTCTCGAATAGATGATTTTTCCATCATAAGTGGCAAGGTATCAATTGGTAGCTATGTCCATATCTCTGCTTATGTTGGATTGTTTGGTTCAAATGGAATCGTTATAAGCGATTTTTGTTGTGTGTCGATTAAAACTACTATACTTTCTGCTACAGATGATTTTTCAGGAGAATCAATGTTTGGATCTGTTGTTCCGATGGAATATCGCAATGTTCAGAAGGGGCCTGTTATTTTAAGAAAGTATGTCTTAATAGGGGCTAATTGTCTTATAATGCCTGACTTAATTATTGAAGAGGGGGTTTCCCTGGGGGCTATGAGCTTCGTTAATAAAAGCTTAAAAGAGTGGGCTGTTTATACAGGTATCCCCGCTAAGTTTCTTAAAAATAGAAAGAAAAATGTAAAAAATATGGCTCGATTATTTTTAAAGAGGAGAAACCCTAATTGTTAG
- a CDS encoding DegT/DnrJ/EryC1/StrS family aminotransferase, with amino-acid sequence MINVTKPYLPDRKKLEGYIDLIYNTARMANNGPLVRDLTDRLEEYLNVENLLLVANGTLALQIAYRTFGIKGRAITTPFSFVATASSLMWEGITPIFSDIDSQSFCIDPQKIRTNITSETTCIVPVHVFGNPCDMQKIEQLVHNSNLKVIYDGAHAFGVKYRRKSIYSFGDAVTLSFHATKLFHTVEGGAIVFKNREDCEKAKLMVNFGISKPDTIEKLGINAKMNEFQAAMGLCVLDEIETIMEKRQFLWNRYDERLKNYFQLQKRNPEATNNYSYFPILFEDEKSLLCAKRELNNNDINPRRYFYPSLDTLAFLSSPNNMAISRDISKRILCIPIYPDLSTDDQDKVIKILLEQHK; translated from the coding sequence ATGATAAATGTAACAAAGCCTTACTTGCCGGACAGAAAAAAACTAGAGGGTTACATAGACTTAATTTATAATACTGCACGGATGGCAAATAATGGTCCTTTAGTAAGAGATTTAACAGATCGCTTAGAAGAATATCTTAATGTAGAGAATTTATTATTGGTCGCAAACGGTACCCTTGCTCTTCAAATAGCTTATAGAACTTTTGGAATAAAAGGAAGGGCAATTACAACCCCCTTTTCTTTTGTTGCAACTGCTAGTTCTTTGATGTGGGAAGGAATTACGCCTATCTTTTCAGATATAGATTCGCAATCTTTTTGTATTGACCCTCAAAAGATAAGAACAAATATTACATCAGAAACAACGTGTATTGTCCCTGTGCATGTTTTCGGTAATCCCTGTGATATGCAAAAGATAGAACAACTAGTACATAATTCTAATTTGAAAGTGATTTATGATGGTGCTCATGCTTTTGGCGTGAAATATAGAAGGAAAAGTATCTATTCCTTTGGAGATGCTGTAACGTTGAGTTTCCATGCAACTAAGCTTTTTCATACAGTAGAGGGCGGAGCCATTGTTTTTAAAAATAGAGAAGATTGTGAAAAAGCCAAATTAATGGTTAATTTCGGGATAAGTAAGCCTGATACTATTGAAAAATTAGGCATAAATGCAAAAATGAATGAATTTCAAGCCGCCATGGGATTATGTGTTTTAGATGAAATTGAAACAATAATGGAAAAACGACAATTTTTATGGAATAGATACGATGAAAGATTAAAAAATTATTTTCAACTTCAAAAACGAAATCCAGAAGCGACAAATAATTATAGTTATTTTCCCATCCTCTTTGAGGATGAGAAATCTTTGCTTTGTGCAAAGAGGGAATTGAACAATAACGATATTAATCCAAGACGGTATTTCTATCCCTCTTTAGATACCCTTGCTTTTTTATCTTCTCCTAATAATATGGCTATTTCCAGAGATATATCAAAAAGGATTTTATGTATACCTATTTATCCGGATCTCTCTACCGATGATCAGGATAAAGTAATAAAAATACTTTTGGAACAGCATAAATAA
- the rfbA gene encoding glucose-1-phosphate thymidylyltransferase RfbA — translation MKGIILAGGKGTRLYPVTWGVSKQLLPIYNKPMIYYPLSVLMLAGIKDILIITTSEDLGAFKRLLGNGSQWGIFLTYAVQHYPGGLAQAFIIGEDFIGKDTVCLALGDNVFYGQGFSPKLKEAASIHDGAVVFGYQVKDPERFGVVEFGQDKKAISLEEKPQNPKSNYAITGLYFYDNQVVNIAKGIIPSPRGELEITDVNKEYLRRGQLKVEILGRGFAWLDTGTHDSILAASLFVQTIEQRQGFKIACLEEIAFQNKWIDEKSLLKGAETLSNTEFNSYLKELIQRRGK, via the coding sequence GTGAAAGGTATAATCCTTGCCGGAGGGAAAGGAACACGACTTTATCCTGTAACATGGGGTGTAAGCAAACAGCTCTTGCCTATTTATAATAAGCCTATGATTTATTATCCACTTTCAGTTCTTATGCTAGCGGGGATAAAAGATATTCTCATTATAACTACATCGGAAGATTTAGGTGCTTTTAAACGTCTTTTGGGCAATGGAAGCCAATGGGGTATCTTCCTTACATATGCAGTGCAGCATTATCCAGGGGGTCTCGCTCAAGCTTTTATTATAGGTGAAGATTTTATCGGGAAAGATACGGTTTGTCTTGCTTTAGGAGATAATGTTTTTTATGGTCAAGGTTTCTCCCCAAAATTAAAAGAAGCTGCGTCTATCCATGATGGTGCTGTCGTTTTTGGATATCAGGTGAAAGATCCTGAACGGTTCGGAGTTGTTGAATTTGGCCAGGATAAGAAAGCAATATCTTTGGAGGAGAAACCCCAAAATCCTAAAAGTAACTATGCTATTACGGGTCTCTATTTTTATGATAATCAGGTAGTTAATATTGCGAAAGGAATTATTCCGAGCCCTCGCGGGGAACTTGAGATTACTGATGTAAATAAAGAATATCTTCGTCGGGGTCAATTAAAAGTAGAGATTTTAGGGCGAGGTTTTGCGTGGCTTGACACCGGAACCCATGATAGCATTCTTGCGGCTAGTTTGTTTGTTCAAACAATAGAGCAGCGTCAAGGGTTTAAAATAGCTTGTTTGGAAGAAATTGCTTTTCAAAATAAATGGATTGATGAAAAATCTCTTTTAAAGGGAGCAGAAACGTTATCTAATACAGAGTTTAACTCTTATCTTAAAGAGCTAATACAGCGGAGGGGCAAATGA